From Pseudomonas sp. CCI4.2, one genomic window encodes:
- a CDS encoding flagellar basal body P-ring protein FlgI yields the protein MTTFKQLMVAILLSSTALGAHAERLKDIASISGVRTNQLIGYGLVVGLNGTGDQTTQTPFTLQTFNNMLAQFGIKVPAGSGTVQLKNVAAVAIYADLPAFAKPGQMVDITVSSIGNSKSLRGGSLLMTPMKGVDGNVYAIAQGNLVVGGFDAEGRDGSKITVNVPSAGRIPGGASVERAVPSGFNQGNSLTFNLNRSDFTTAKRVVDKINDMLGPGVAQALDGGSIRVTAPMDPSQRVEYLSVLENLEVDPGQASAKVIINSRTGTIVIGQNVRVSPAAVTHGSLTVTITEDPIVSQPGALSGGQTAVVPRSRLNAAQELHPMFKFGPGTTLDEIVRAVNQVGAAPGDLMAILEALKQAGALQADLIVI from the coding sequence ATGACCACGTTCAAACAACTGATGGTGGCGATACTGCTCTCGTCTACTGCCCTCGGCGCACACGCCGAGCGGTTGAAAGACATCGCCAGTATTTCCGGGGTGCGGACTAACCAATTGATCGGTTACGGCTTGGTGGTTGGCCTCAACGGCACCGGCGACCAAACCACCCAGACGCCCTTTACCCTGCAGACTTTCAACAACATGCTGGCTCAGTTCGGGATCAAGGTTCCTGCGGGTTCCGGCACCGTGCAATTGAAAAACGTTGCAGCGGTGGCCATTTACGCGGACCTGCCAGCGTTCGCCAAACCGGGTCAGATGGTCGATATTACGGTGTCGTCCATCGGTAACTCGAAAAGCCTGCGCGGCGGCAGCCTGTTGATGACACCCATGAAGGGTGTTGACGGCAACGTCTACGCCATCGCCCAGGGCAACCTGGTGGTGGGTGGTTTCGATGCTGAAGGTCGTGACGGCTCAAAGATCACCGTTAACGTTCCCTCAGCCGGTCGGATTCCTGGCGGCGCCTCGGTCGAACGCGCTGTACCGAGTGGGTTCAATCAAGGCAACAGCCTGACGTTCAACCTCAACCGTTCTGACTTCACCACCGCCAAGCGGGTGGTCGACAAGATCAACGACATGCTCGGCCCTGGCGTTGCACAAGCCCTCGACGGCGGCTCGATACGGGTGACCGCGCCGATGGACCCAAGCCAGCGGGTTGAGTACTTGTCCGTGCTGGAAAACCTGGAAGTCGATCCAGGCCAGGCCTCAGCCAAAGTCATTATCAACTCGCGTACCGGCACCATCGTGATCGGCCAGAACGTTCGGGTTTCTCCGGCGGCCGTTACCCACGGCAGCTTGACTGTCACCATCACTGAAGACCCAATCGTCAGTCAGCCAGGCGCGCTGTCCGGCGGCCAGACGGCGGTGGTTCCACGCTCTCGACTCAACGCGGCACAAGAACTGCACCCGATGTTTAAGTTCGGTCCAGGTACCACGCTGGATGAAATCGTACGCGCGGTTAACCAGGTCGGTGCTGCTCCAGGCGACTTGATGGCGATTCTGGAAGCCTTGAAACAAGCCGGCGCGCTGCAAGCCGACCTGATTGTGATTTAA
- the flgK gene encoding flagellar hook-associated protein FlgK, whose product MSLISIGLSGLTANSAALNTISNNISNVDTAGYSRQQVVTSASAPQNVGYGYIGTGTTLMDVRRIYNSYLDSQLQTSTSLSSDTTAFLGQVSSTDTLLSDSSTGVASVLTTFFTQLQAVSTNPTDAGARSQLLTTAGSLSSRFNSISAQLSSQSTDINSQLTTLASQVNTLSASIANLNKQITQASATGSTPNSMLDSRNEAVRQLNMLVGAKVIDNNGSYDITIGTGQTLVSGTSVNTLSAGPSSSDPSQYNLSVSYGQSSTDVTSVVTGGSIGGLLRYRSDVLAPATNELGRVALTVSDQINSQLNQGVDLNGAFGSNLFSSINTATQVSQRSIASMGNSAGSGNLDVTIADTSKITASDYQVTFTSATAYDVKRLPDGTDMGAYDLATTPTPVIDGFSIAKNGGAFSAGDSFKVTPTRNAAGNITTTMTDPNALAAAAPISASAGASNKGSTTISQQPTITTPIDIYDASSSADLRTGITNSTPIKLVFGAATSGSQSYTMFNAQGTSIGSGTIVPGQSNTLNLKVPMVDASGNAINTTGASPVQKTFTVQMTISGTPTANDSYSLSMTAAGSSDNRNASATSALQSAPTIGVSGTSTGISLSDAYGKLVGTVGAQAAQAKSDNAATTAIVTQAKAARDSVSGVNLDEETANLVKYQQYYTASSQIIKTAQDMFTTLINAL is encoded by the coding sequence ATGTCTCTGATTTCAATTGGGCTTTCGGGGCTGACTGCAAACTCTGCAGCGCTCAACACCATCAGTAACAACATCTCCAACGTCGATACCGCCGGGTATTCGCGTCAGCAGGTGGTTACCAGTGCTTCGGCGCCGCAGAACGTCGGTTACGGCTATATCGGTACCGGCACTACGCTGATGGACGTCCGTCGAATCTATAACAGCTACCTCGACAGCCAATTGCAAACCAGTACTTCGTTGAGCTCTGACACCACGGCGTTTCTTGGGCAAGTCAGCTCGACCGATACCTTGCTCTCCGATTCCAGTACCGGCGTCGCCAGCGTATTGACGACCTTCTTCACTCAGTTGCAAGCCGTCTCGACGAACCCCACCGATGCCGGTGCCCGCTCGCAGTTGCTCACCACCGCAGGTTCTCTGAGCAGCCGCTTTAACTCGATTTCAGCACAGCTAAGCAGCCAGAGCACCGACATCAATAGTCAATTGACTACCCTGGCATCGCAGGTCAATACGCTGTCGGCGTCGATTGCAAATTTGAACAAACAGATTACCCAAGCGTCAGCCACTGGCTCGACGCCCAATTCTATGCTCGACTCGCGCAACGAAGCGGTGCGCCAGCTCAACATGCTGGTGGGCGCAAAAGTCATCGACAACAATGGCAGCTACGACATCACCATTGGTACCGGCCAGACCTTGGTCAGTGGCACCAGCGTCAATACTTTGTCCGCAGGCCCGAGCAGCAGTGACCCGAGCCAATACAACCTATCGGTAAGCTACGGACAAAGTAGTACAGACGTGACCTCGGTAGTGACCGGCGGCAGCATTGGCGGCCTGTTGCGTTACCGCAGCGATGTGCTGGCGCCAGCGACCAACGAGCTGGGGCGCGTTGCGTTGACCGTATCGGATCAAATCAACAGCCAGTTGAATCAAGGCGTCGACCTAAACGGCGCATTTGGCTCCAATCTGTTCAGCAGCATCAACACGGCCACTCAGGTCAGCCAGCGCAGTATTGCTTCTATGGGCAACAGTGCCGGGTCGGGCAACCTGGATGTCACCATCGCCGACACCAGTAAGATTACCGCCAGTGATTATCAAGTCACCTTTACCAGCGCCACCGCTTACGACGTCAAGCGTCTGCCGGACGGCACGGACATGGGCGCGTACGACCTTGCGACCACACCGACACCCGTTATCGATGGTTTTTCCATCGCGAAAAATGGTGGGGCGTTCAGTGCCGGCGATAGCTTCAAAGTCACGCCAACCCGTAACGCTGCGGGTAACATAACCACGACCATGACCGACCCCAACGCCCTGGCGGCTGCAGCGCCCATATCCGCCTCGGCGGGCGCCAGCAACAAGGGCAGCACGACGATTTCGCAACAACCGACCATCACCACCCCGATCGATATTTACGACGCTTCTAGCAGCGCGGATCTGCGCACGGGCATTACCAATTCGACACCCATCAAGTTGGTTTTCGGTGCCGCGACTAGTGGTTCCCAGAGCTACACGATGTTCAACGCCCAAGGCACGTCGATTGGCAGCGGCACTATCGTCCCAGGCCAATCCAACACCTTGAACCTGAAGGTGCCGATGGTCGATGCCAGCGGCAATGCGATCAACACGACCGGTGCGTCGCCGGTACAGAAGACCTTCACCGTTCAGATGACTATTTCCGGAACACCTACCGCTAACGACAGCTACAGCCTGTCAATGACGGCAGCGGGGTCTTCCGATAACCGCAACGCTTCAGCGACCTCGGCCTTGCAGTCGGCACCAACGATAGGTGTCTCGGGCACCAGCACCGGTATCAGTCTTTCTGACGCCTACGGCAAGCTGGTAGGCACCGTGGGCGCGCAAGCGGCCCAGGCCAAAAGCGACAACGCCGCGACCACGGCCATCGTGACCCAAGCCAAGGCCGCTCGGGATTCGGTGTCGGGTGTCAACCTCGACGAAGAAACCGCCAACCTGGTCAAGTATCAGCAGTACTACACCGCCTCGTCGCAGATCATCAAGACTGCACAAGACATGTTTACCACTTTGATCAACGCTCTCTAA
- the rfbF gene encoding glucose-1-phosphate cytidylyltransferase has protein sequence MKAVILAGGLGTRISEESHLKPKPMIEIGGKPILWHIMKQYSAHGINDFIICLGYKGYAIKDFFANYFLHTSDVTFDMVANRMDVHQNYSEPWRVTLVDTGEDTQTGGRLRRAASHIENEEAFCFTYGDGVSDLNIGALVDFHLSHGKLATVTAVQPPGRYGALDRLGNSVQGFTEKPRGDGGWINGGFFVLSPKVLPFIKSDLTPWEAEPLADLAAGGHLMAFQHDGFWQPMDTLRDKNHLEELWQKGEAPWKQWD, from the coding sequence ATGAAGGCAGTAATTCTGGCGGGCGGTCTGGGTACACGAATCAGTGAAGAGTCGCATCTCAAGCCCAAACCGATGATCGAAATTGGTGGTAAGCCAATTCTTTGGCACATCATGAAACAGTACTCGGCTCACGGTATCAACGACTTCATCATCTGCCTCGGCTACAAGGGTTACGCGATTAAGGACTTCTTCGCCAACTACTTTCTGCACACCTCGGACGTCACGTTCGACATGGTCGCCAACCGCATGGACGTGCACCAGAATTATAGCGAGCCGTGGCGGGTCACACTGGTGGATACCGGTGAAGACACTCAGACCGGTGGCCGTCTGCGAAGAGCTGCCAGTCATATTGAGAACGAAGAAGCCTTTTGTTTTACCTACGGTGATGGCGTCTCGGATCTGAATATCGGCGCGTTGGTGGATTTTCATCTGTCTCACGGCAAATTAGCGACCGTGACCGCAGTGCAACCGCCAGGACGTTATGGCGCCCTGGATCGCCTGGGCAATTCGGTACAGGGTTTTACTGAAAAGCCCCGAGGCGATGGCGGTTGGATCAACGGTGGCTTTTTTGTGCTTTCGCCAAAAGTTTTGCCTTTCATTAAAAGCGACTTAACCCCGTGGGAAGCTGAGCCTTTGGCAGACCTCGCGGCTGGCGGCCATCTAATGGCGTTCCAACATGATGGTTTTTGGCAACCCATGGATACCTTGCGCGACAAGAATCATCTCGAAGAGCTGTGGCAAAAAGGGGAGGCCCCATGGAAGCAGTGGGACTGA
- a CDS encoding glycosyltransferase, whose translation MNPLPLVSIVIPAYNPRFFQRTLHSALNQTYTNYEIVICDDCRTEGIKEVVDSFAEFSAVPVRYIKNPQRLGFVGNLLNCLSEAQGEFIKFLCDDDQLFPLCLESQVKGFTDYKDINLVIGQRYFWDADDVQLPDRIGNIALCHVNSVLKGGDVLGIFELYPNNFVGGLSSALMRCSVVQEYLPLLAEGNQFVALLDMMLYSCLLRRGNMVALCDVLIIERLHHDRLSHQQLMIDAMVDEIPLAIAMLEARSGELPPASGYVRFVPLAAANAVPIVWSELGTSRSLGNRVGSMQGKVGSYSENFSEFYAEWLAYKVISAGQKNMLPVTLSHWPKQPKIVPVIIDDKGSRASLAITSHSIATQLYAPDLVIVLSAGCTETSLKGNVFTLPLQDDWIAQVNELLTQLNGAEWFYLLRAGDRLVESALLMLADRVVNNEAIKCIYTDEGALHSGESAEPVFKPDFNLDLFRSYPFVGRCLAFDRESYLALGGFDSNHGELAPHDLLWRVYECHGERAVHHIADIVLESQLTFAQWLSSASVVEQNARVVGAHLQRSGIAYSIQPNVETAVNKITYLHAERPLVSIIILHTDQLIALQRCIESLLEKTAYPHFEVLIVDSGSISVEARDWLSGIAQMNSDKLRVLEHSEPASVPTLRNFGAAHARGDYLLILSTYIVITQAEWLDGLLSHAQRPEVGVVGPKVFNPQGLVLQAGIILGLDGSAGYQFYGENKNANGYMHRLQVPQNLSAVGSYCLIVRRSLFVSIGGLDDVEFSEGFDEIDLCLRVRDAGFLVVWTPEVQLAIGSRRVVGSTEAQAQRRALQQDAFLEHRLALIAHDPAYNQNFAMNGCSYRLESCMKTGWSPFSSTSLPELLILPINSSAVGHYRMSEPFFQLEAVGRVVGQIAYEWPTLAEIQRRAPDVAVFQGRYFQGGVLQIGSMKKHFNTRRIYELDDNVIEVPKKNGHMRNSPSADVMTEVIRQGIALCDRVVVSTAALGDVLSSMHSDIRVVPNMLATRLWSNLRGARQTSTKPRIGWGGGTSHTGDLEIIADVIRELADEVEWVFFGMCPKALRPYLHEFHPVVGMDQYPAKLASLNLDLALAPLEFHIFNDCKSNLRLLEYGACGFPVICTNTKAYEGYMPCTRILTNTTDEWLQAIRMHLADPEASYRMGDDLREVVLRDYMLRDNNLQQWVTGWLAD comes from the coding sequence GTGAATCCACTTCCCCTCGTCAGTATTGTGATCCCCGCCTATAACCCACGGTTTTTTCAGCGGACATTGCACAGTGCGTTGAATCAGACATACACAAATTATGAGATTGTGATTTGTGACGATTGCCGTACGGAAGGGATCAAAGAGGTTGTTGATTCGTTTGCCGAATTCAGCGCGGTGCCAGTTCGCTATATCAAAAACCCGCAGCGTTTGGGGTTTGTTGGTAATTTGCTCAACTGCCTGAGTGAAGCCCAAGGCGAGTTCATTAAGTTTCTGTGCGATGACGATCAGTTGTTTCCGTTGTGTCTTGAATCGCAGGTAAAGGGCTTTACTGACTACAAAGATATTAATCTGGTGATTGGTCAGCGTTATTTTTGGGATGCCGACGACGTCCAACTGCCGGATCGCATCGGTAATATTGCGCTCTGTCACGTGAATAGCGTATTAAAAGGCGGGGACGTACTTGGTATCTTTGAGCTCTATCCGAATAATTTTGTAGGTGGTCTGAGCAGTGCGCTGATGCGGTGTTCGGTAGTACAGGAATATCTGCCTTTATTGGCAGAAGGGAACCAATTCGTCGCATTACTCGACATGATGTTGTACAGCTGCTTGTTGCGTCGCGGCAATATGGTGGCACTGTGTGACGTTTTAATAATTGAGCGGCTTCATCATGATCGTTTAAGCCACCAGCAGTTAATGATTGATGCGATGGTTGACGAAATTCCACTGGCTATAGCGATGTTGGAAGCGCGTAGCGGCGAATTGCCGCCAGCCTCAGGATACGTCCGTTTTGTACCCTTGGCTGCTGCGAACGCGGTGCCAATTGTCTGGTCCGAATTGGGTACAAGTCGTTCCTTGGGCAATCGAGTGGGGAGCATGCAGGGGAAAGTAGGGAGCTACAGTGAAAATTTTTCAGAGTTTTATGCTGAATGGCTGGCGTACAAAGTTATATCCGCAGGGCAGAAGAACATGCTGCCGGTCACACTGTCGCATTGGCCAAAACAACCCAAAATTGTTCCTGTCATCATTGATGACAAAGGCAGTCGTGCCAGTCTGGCGATTACCTCGCACAGTATTGCAACGCAGCTTTATGCTCCGGATTTAGTGATCGTTTTATCTGCGGGCTGTACCGAAACCTCTCTAAAGGGCAACGTATTTACGCTACCGTTGCAGGACGATTGGATTGCTCAGGTCAATGAGTTGTTGACGCAACTCAACGGCGCCGAATGGTTCTACCTGCTTCGGGCGGGTGATCGCTTGGTGGAGTCTGCGCTGTTAATGTTGGCCGACCGGGTGGTCAATAATGAGGCCATAAAGTGCATTTATACGGATGAAGGTGCCTTGCACAGCGGCGAGTCGGCAGAGCCCGTATTCAAGCCTGACTTCAATCTCGATTTGTTCCGCAGCTATCCTTTTGTAGGCCGGTGTTTGGCCTTTGATCGCGAAAGCTACTTAGCGCTGGGTGGTTTTGATTCAAACCATGGCGAGTTGGCGCCGCACGACCTGTTATGGCGTGTGTATGAGTGTCATGGTGAAAGGGCGGTACATCATATTGCGGATATCGTACTGGAGTCGCAGTTAACCTTTGCTCAATGGTTATCGTCGGCATCGGTTGTTGAGCAAAATGCCCGTGTTGTGGGTGCTCATTTGCAGCGTTCGGGTATCGCCTACAGCATCCAGCCCAACGTTGAGACAGCGGTCAACAAAATCACTTACCTGCACGCCGAGCGTCCGCTGGTATCGATTATTATCCTTCATACGGATCAGTTGATAGCCTTGCAGCGTTGTATCGAATCGCTCTTGGAAAAAACAGCCTATCCCCATTTCGAAGTGTTGATTGTCGACAGCGGCAGCATATCCGTTGAAGCCCGTGACTGGCTAAGTGGCATAGCGCAGATGAACTCGGACAAGTTACGCGTTCTTGAGCACTCAGAGCCTGCTAGCGTGCCCACGCTACGTAACTTCGGCGCCGCGCATGCGCGGGGCGACTATTTATTGATTCTCAGCACCTACATCGTTATCACTCAAGCCGAATGGTTGGATGGCCTGCTGAGCCATGCGCAACGTCCTGAGGTAGGTGTGGTTGGCCCCAAAGTCTTCAACCCGCAAGGTCTGGTTTTGCAGGCGGGTATCATTCTCGGGCTGGACGGGAGCGCGGGTTATCAGTTTTACGGCGAAAACAAGAATGCCAACGGCTATATGCATCGATTGCAGGTGCCACAGAATTTAAGTGCGGTAGGCTCTTATTGCTTGATAGTACGCCGGAGTCTCTTCGTCAGCATTGGCGGATTAGACGACGTTGAGTTCAGTGAAGGGTTCGACGAAATCGATTTATGCCTGCGAGTACGCGACGCGGGGTTTTTAGTGGTTTGGACCCCTGAGGTGCAACTGGCTATTGGTAGTCGACGTGTGGTGGGTTCGACTGAGGCGCAAGCTCAACGTAGGGCGCTACAGCAGGACGCCTTTCTTGAACATCGGTTAGCGTTAATTGCACATGACCCGGCCTACAATCAGAATTTTGCAATGAACGGTTGCAGCTATCGATTGGAATCCTGCATGAAAACTGGCTGGAGTCCATTCTCATCCACGTCATTGCCTGAACTATTAATTTTGCCAATTAACTCTTCGGCTGTTGGGCACTACCGCATGAGCGAACCTTTTTTTCAGCTCGAAGCGGTAGGCAGGGTCGTTGGGCAAATAGCTTATGAATGGCCCACCTTGGCAGAAATCCAACGTCGAGCGCCTGATGTTGCGGTGTTTCAAGGACGGTATTTTCAGGGCGGCGTTCTGCAAATCGGCTCGATGAAGAAGCATTTCAACACGCGGCGCATTTATGAGCTTGATGATAACGTCATCGAGGTCCCGAAGAAGAACGGACATATGCGCAACTCTCCCTCGGCCGATGTGATGACTGAAGTGATCCGTCAAGGTATTGCCCTTTGTGATCGGGTAGTCGTGTCTACTGCAGCGTTGGGCGATGTTCTTTCGAGTATGCACTCTGACATCAGGGTCGTGCCCAATATGCTGGCTACTCGGTTGTGGAGTAATCTTCGCGGTGCTCGCCAAACATCAACAAAGCCCCGGATTGGCTGGGGCGGTGGCACCAGCCACACCGGCGATCTTGAGATCATTGCCGATGTTATTCGCGAGTTGGCGGATGAAGTTGAGTGGGTGTTTTTTGGTATGTGTCCAAAGGCGCTACGCCCCTACCTGCACGAGTTTCATCCGGTCGTTGGTATGGACCAGTACCCAGCGAAGTTGGCAAGTTTGAACCTGGATCTTGCGCTGGCACCGCTGGAGTTTCATATTTTCAATGACTGTAAGAGCAATCTTCGGTTGTTGGAATATGGCGCGTGCGGTTTCCCGGTCATTTGTACCAACACCAAGGCGTATGAGGGATACATGCCATGTACGCGCATTTTGACAAATACGACCGATGAGTGGCTGCAGGCCATCCGCATGCACTTGGCCGATCCCGAGGCCAGCTACCGAATGGGCGATGACCTACGTGAGGTCGTTCTGCGCGACTACATGCTGCGCGACAACAATTTGCAGCAGTGGGTTACCGGCTGGTTGGCAGATTAA
- a CDS encoding flagellar hook-associated protein 3: protein MRISTGQFFDASAANYQRIYSNTLSTGQEVSSQIKLNTAADDPDGATRLLQLGQQSSLLGQYSSNMTAANATMTQAQSAMTGIQTALGRAQELVVGGANGTNTDKDRLANSEELTQIQAQVLSLMNSQDANGQYIFSGSKSSTPPYSQNSDGTYSYNGDQTSSSVPIGNGLSIATNTTGWDAFEQATNTARTSTTMTSPTTDDGRINLSAGQVTNSVTFNSAFASGQPYTVSFLSSTTYKITDSTGLNVTSASSGNGTFSSTGTTTQTIGFRGLEISLNTNLSTADKTATGTQTATQVADAAVAGHTFQLAATPDTFSTSRSPGNASTTVITSAAETDATAYNSSFPPGGAVLKFTSPTQFDLYAAPITSTSKAVSSGTVNTSGTPSITTATAAGITFSLSGTPAASDTFSVQANTHQSQNVLNTLAAAAAALAAPSDGNPVAQQKLAASMDAAIGNLDKANTLVQSAISNSGARQKIIINQGATNDTLVIGNTVAQGVIRDSDPVEAYTRLTLQTTMLSAAQLAFSKISQLGLFNKV, encoded by the coding sequence ATGCGTATTTCTACAGGTCAGTTTTTCGACGCGAGTGCGGCCAACTATCAGCGCATCTACAGCAACACGCTGTCCACTGGCCAGGAAGTCAGCAGTCAGATCAAGCTTAATACCGCCGCTGATGATCCGGACGGCGCGACGCGTTTGCTGCAACTGGGGCAACAAAGTTCTCTGCTCGGTCAATACTCCTCGAACATGACAGCGGCCAACGCGACGATGACCCAGGCGCAGTCGGCAATGACCGGTATCCAAACCGCGTTGGGGCGGGCACAGGAATTGGTAGTCGGCGGTGCTAACGGCACGAACACCGATAAGGACCGTCTAGCCAACTCTGAAGAGTTAACCCAGATCCAGGCGCAAGTCTTGTCGCTGATGAACAGCCAAGATGCCAACGGTCAGTACATATTTTCCGGTTCCAAGTCGTCGACACCGCCTTATTCGCAGAACTCAGACGGAACGTACAGCTACAACGGTGACCAGACCTCGAGCAGCGTGCCGATCGGCAACGGCTTGTCGATTGCCACCAACACCACCGGTTGGGACGCGTTTGAACAAGCTACCAATACCGCCCGTACGTCCACGACCATGACTTCACCGACTACCGATGACGGGCGGATAAATCTGTCTGCTGGTCAGGTGACGAACAGCGTAACGTTTAACTCTGCGTTCGCCAGTGGTCAGCCCTACACAGTCAGTTTTCTCAGCAGCACCACGTACAAGATTACTGACAGTACAGGCCTAAACGTTACGTCGGCATCCAGCGGAAACGGCACGTTTAGCTCCACGGGCACGACCACCCAGACCATCGGGTTTCGTGGGCTTGAAATTAGCCTGAATACCAACCTGAGCACTGCCGACAAAACGGCGACGGGAACGCAGACGGCAACGCAAGTAGCCGACGCCGCAGTCGCGGGACACACGTTCCAACTGGCCGCAACCCCCGACACTTTTTCAACGTCGCGCAGCCCCGGCAATGCCTCGACTACGGTCATCACCAGTGCTGCCGAGACCGATGCCACCGCCTATAACAGCAGCTTCCCACCGGGCGGAGCGGTCCTGAAATTCACCAGTCCCACCCAGTTTGATTTGTATGCCGCGCCTATTACATCCACCAGCAAGGCGGTATCCAGCGGTACCGTAAACACCTCGGGCACCCCATCAATTACCACGGCCACGGCGGCCGGTATTACCTTCAGCCTCAGCGGTACGCCAGCGGCGTCTGATACCTTCTCGGTTCAGGCCAATACCCACCAGTCGCAAAACGTACTGAACACCTTGGCGGCCGCTGCGGCTGCATTGGCTGCACCGTCTGACGGCAACCCGGTTGCCCAGCAGAAACTGGCTGCATCCATGGATGCGGCCATCGGTAACTTGGATAAAGCCAACACCTTGGTCCAAAGCGCCATTAGTAACTCCGGTGCACGGCAAAAAATCATCATCAACCAAGGTGCTACCAACGACACCTTGGTCATTGGCAACACCGTCGCCCAAGGCGTGATTCGCGACTCGGATCCGGTCGAGGCCTACACCCGCTTGACGTTGCAGACCACCATGTTGTCGGCTGCACAGCTCGCCTTCAGCAAAATCTCACAGTTGGGTCTGTTCAACAAAGTCTAA
- the flgJ gene encoding flagellar assembly peptidoglycan hydrolase FlgJ, whose product MDIPSSAAPTAGDSGAYSDLNRLNSLKTGDRDSTGNLKKVAQEFESLFVSQMLKSMRSANEVLAKDNPMNTSEMRQYQEMYDQQLSVTMSRQGGGIGLQDVLMRQLSKIKASETAPATTAGNLTTLGGKFTDLKRSNVPRPDTSLLADQASPDTDADAVKSTGLALQIAQRPLWATRSVAADHRLAAATASADVGLHNDVAKLNARRLALPSSLADRLLAGIVPTTTPTLGQASASAGTATAAARNGATYAGNGDWTQNPSLTASGGAMQILGRAMAQIPLAPSKKTFASQDAFVATMLPLAKDAAARIGVDPTVLVAQAALETGWGKSIMRQQDGSNSHNLFGIKAQGGWQGPEARAITSEFRDGQMVKETADFRSYDSYADSFHDLVTVLQNNSRYQGVLKSADNPEQFVKELQKAGYATDPDYASKISQIAKQMKSYQTYAAAGSSTTL is encoded by the coding sequence ATGGACATTCCCTCCAGTGCCGCGCCAACCGCCGGCGATTCGGGTGCTTACTCTGACCTCAATCGCCTGAACTCCCTGAAAACCGGCGATCGCGACAGCACCGGCAACCTGAAAAAGGTGGCCCAGGAATTTGAGTCGCTGTTCGTCAGCCAGATGCTCAAGTCTATGCGCTCGGCTAACGAAGTGCTGGCCAAAGACAATCCGATGAACACCTCGGAAATGCGCCAGTACCAGGAAATGTACGACCAGCAACTGTCCGTCACCATGTCCCGGCAGGGCGGCGGTATCGGTCTGCAAGACGTGTTGATGCGGCAACTGTCGAAAATCAAGGCTTCCGAGACAGCTCCGGCGACCACCGCCGGCAACTTGACAACGTTGGGTGGCAAATTTACCGACCTGAAACGCTCGAACGTGCCGCGTCCAGACACCAGCCTTTTGGCCGATCAGGCCAGTCCGGATACGGATGCTGATGCCGTCAAAAGCACCGGTCTGGCGCTGCAAATTGCTCAGCGCCCGCTGTGGGCGACGCGCTCAGTGGCAGCGGATCATCGATTGGCGGCGGCGACTGCTTCCGCCGATGTGGGCTTGCATAACGACGTTGCGAAGCTCAATGCCCGTCGATTGGCGCTGCCCAGCAGCCTTGCCGATCGCTTGCTGGCCGGAATCGTCCCGACGACCACGCCAACCCTTGGCCAAGCGAGCGCGAGCGCCGGTACGGCAACCGCAGCGGCGCGCAATGGCGCGACCTACGCCGGGAATGGCGACTGGACTCAAAACCCGTCGCTGACAGCATCCGGGGGCGCGATGCAGATTTTGGGTCGGGCCATGGCCCAGATACCCTTGGCGCCGAGCAAGAAAACTTTCGCCAGCCAAGACGCGTTCGTCGCGACCATGTTGCCCCTGGCCAAGGACGCGGCCGCACGTATTGGTGTCGATCCGACGGTGCTGGTTGCACAGGCCGCGTTGGAAACGGGCTGGGGTAAATCCATCATGCGTCAACAGGACGGCAGCAACAGCCACAACCTATTCGGTATCAAGGCTCAGGGTGGCTGGCAAGGTCCAGAGGCGCGAGCAATCACCAGCGAGTTTCGCGACGGGCAGATGGTCAAGGAGACAGCGGACTTCCGCTCGTATGATTCCTACGCCGACAGCTTCCATGATCTGGTGACGGTGCTGCAGAACAATAGTCGCTATCAAGGTGTGCTGAAATCTGCCGATAACCCGGAACAGTTTGTGAAAGAGCTGCAGAAGGCTGGCTATGCCACTGACCCAGACTACGCCAGCAAGATTTCGCAAATTGCCAAGCAGATGAAGAGTTACCAAACCTACGCCGCAGCGGGCTCTTCCACGACTTTATAA